The nucleotide sequence GCCGTGGACTGACGTCAGCACACCTTTCGTGGATTGGCTGCTGGGATGGGGTATTTTGGACGTCCACTCCGCCCGGCGGCGGTAGGGCGTGCCAGGGAGTTCATTAAGAACCAGTCGGTCTTCATGGGAGGGCTCCCCGATGACCAACCTCATGCTGTCGGCCGTGCCGTTGTCTTTCCAGGGTTGCCCGATCACACCAACTGCACCGCACAGTATCCACCCGGCCAGCACGCGCCATCCCTGGAGGAAACAGGGAGGTACTTTTCAGCGTGGCGTGGCTGCCGCCAAGGCCTCCTGGATGAGGTGGCGCGCGGCGGCCTGCGCCAACCGTGGGGCGTCGTGATCCGGCGTGGGCATACCGAGAGCCTGCGCCCCCTCCATCAGGAGCGCAAGTGTTCCAGCGAGCCCGTCCGGGTCGGCGGCGCCGGCCTGCCGGGTCATGAGGCGGATCCACTCCAGTACGCCGGCCCTGTGCTCTGCAATCCTTGAGTGCACGGCGCTGCCCGCGCCGGCCTCTGCGGACGCCTTCTGGAACGCCGCTCCCCGGTACTCCCCCGGGTGTCCTTCCCAAAGCAGGGCATCGAACATGGCTGTCAGACGGTCGGCCGATGTATCAGTTTCCTGCCCCGCCGCCCGCCGCAGTTCGATTTTCCAGAGCCTGTCCATCTCATCGAGGTAGGCCAGGACAAGGTGTTCCTTGCTGGGAAAATGCCTGTAGAACGTCGCCTTGGCGACCTCGGCCTCCTCGATGATCCTGTTGACCCCCACTCCCCGCAAACCATCAACGTAAAACAAGGCAGCCGCGGTCCGCACGATGCGGTCCCGCACGACGTTGCTTCGGACGTCATTCACTTGACTCACGCTCCCTGTCGGGT is from Arthrobacter sp. QXT-31 and encodes:
- a CDS encoding TetR/AcrR family transcriptional regulator; the encoded protein is MNDVRSNVVRDRIVRTAAALFYVDGLRGVGVNRIIEEAEVAKATFYRHFPSKEHLVLAYLDEMDRLWKIELRRAAGQETDTSADRLTAMFDALLWEGHPGEYRGAAFQKASAEAGAGSAVHSRIAEHRAGVLEWIRLMTRQAGAADPDGLAGTLALLMEGAQALGMPTPDHDAPRLAQAAARHLIQEALAAATPR